From Triticum aestivum cultivar Chinese Spring chromosome 4A, IWGSC CS RefSeq v2.1, whole genome shotgun sequence, a single genomic window includes:
- the LOC123087453 gene encoding uncharacterized protein codes for MGESRGSIFFFGTYRPPVPLDIFSCPADPPPSSAEDELLLTDDASYNQNGRPVPPAALKEILGFLGKKNPELASDCGATLEDVDTGHVTGMVFVSERDRGLETLHLALRRSTGGKVKVLSLLGDIYGLDDLGVRMEDSGCIAGGYMVDGVTVGHSLVYVSTKEEVKARRTPWTVVYRTDLADGKTERLTPQGQYDLSPAVSPSGKMVAVANFQKSEWNGEIENLKTDIVIMEVHWRGLGGDGRRRVIKDAGWPTWGSDNVIFFHRGFDKTPPTNTADWAVFRYDLAAHKEERVTPVGIDAMTPAAISETRVAVATVRQKSKQVEMEVERVMDQYRHVEIFDTTTPWCSVQITQRMRPLGDHYNPFVLDGGRRIGYHRCRTDKLTPHGEQKSIEKRFDKVQSEEPEVGLYRVTGVFPSISKNGKKLAFVDNEFQAVWLVEADSEAAPRVVYKAKSNKSVFSTSWNQKDELDTLYVCEGPAFSIEKPVQIIRIPNVSTKLDPEDEEQESFPLTDHKYNCAFPSTNPEGTKLVFRSSRDRVHGGKREDKNLFIIDAEKGEHAGVDQLTDGPWTDTHCSWSPREGCDWIVFSSSRGKPGGAPVSDHGLDSGYFSVYLVNAKDMGVVPVPVPVRVIHSAPTIAGHVNHPVFSPDMMSIVFTADLAAVSVDPISMPHFMHSVRPYGDIFSVELLDRENMAKNKDIHKYHRVTHSRYEYSTPTWSPHTDGQQDPNARWKMLERVPYIPPRCPYARGQLGEKEGWHMTGHLIIDKRSC; via the exons ATGGGGGAGAGCCGCGGCAGCATCTTCTTCTTCGGGACCTACAGGCCACCTGTGCCCCTGGACATCTTCTCCTGCCCGGCTGATCCGCCGCCGTCATCTGCCGAGGACGAGCTTCTCCTCACCGACGACGCGTCATACAACCAGAACGGCCGGCCCGTCCCGCCGGCGGCGCTCAAGGAGATCCTGGGTTTCCTGGGCAAGAAGAACCCCGAGCTGGCCTCCGACTGCGGCGCCACCCTGGAGGACGTGGACACGGGCCACGTCACCGGCATGGTTTTCGTCTCCGAGAGGGACCGCGGCCTTGAGACGCTGCACCTAGCTCTGCGCCGCTCTACCGGGGGCAAGGTGAAGGTGCTGAGCCTGCTGGGCGACATCTATGGCTTGGACGATTTAGGCGTGCGCATGGAGGACAGCGGCTGCATCGCCGGCGGCTACATGGTGGATGGCGTCACCGTGGGCCACTCACTCGTCTACGTGTCCACCAAGGAGGAGGTAAAAGCCCGGCGCACCCCGTGGACCGTGGTCTACAGGACCGACCTTGCCGACGGCAAGACCGAGCGCCTCACTCCACAGGGCCAGTACGATCTGAGCCCGGCCGTGTCGCCGTCCGGGAAGATGGTGGCGGTGGCCAACTTCCAGAAGAGCGAGTGGAACGGCGAGATCGAGAACCTCAAGACTGACATCGTGATCATGGAGGTGCACTGGCGAGGGCTGGGGGGCGATGGCCGCAGGCGTGTGATCAAGGACGCCGGCTGGCCGACCTGGGGCAGCGACAACGTCATCTTCTTCCACCGAGGGTTCGACAAGACGCCGCCCACCAACACCGCAGACTGGGCCGTGTTCCGATACGACCTCGCGGCTCACAAGGAAGAGCGGGTCACCCCGGTGGGCATCGACGCCATGACTCCGGCGGCCATCAGCGAGACCAGAGTGGCCGTGGCGACCGTCCGACAGAAATCCAAGCAAGTCGAAATGGAGGTGGAGCGCGTGATGGATCAGTACCGGCACGTGGAGATCTTCGACACGACCACCCCTTGGTGCTCTGTGCAGATCACccagaggatgaggccgttgggagACCACTACAACCCCTTCGTGCTCGATGGCGGCAGACGCATCGGCTACCACCGCTGCAGAACCGACAAGCTCACTCCGCAC ggtgagcAGAAAAGCATCGAGAAGAGGTTCGACAAGGTGCAGTCGGAGGAACCGGAGGTCGGGCTGTATAGGGTGACGGGCGTGTTCCCGTCCATCTCCAAGAACGGCAAGAAGCTGGCCTTCGTGGACAACGAGTTCCAGGCCGTGTGGCTGGTGGAGGCCGACAGCGAAGCCGCCCCGCGCGTTGTCTACAAGGCCAAGTCCAACAAGAGCGTCTTCTCCACGTCGTGGAACCAGAAGGACGAGCTGGACACGCTCTACGTCTGCGAAGGCCCAGCTTTCAGCATCGAGAAGCCGGTGCAGATCATCAGGATCCCCAACGTGTCCACCAAGCTGGACCCCGAGGACGAGGAGCAGGAGTCGTTCCCCCTCACCGACCACAAGTACAACTGCGCCTTCCCGTCCACCAACCCGGAGGGGACCAAGCTCGTGTTCCGCTCCAGCAGGGACAGGGTCCATGGAGGGAAGAGGGAGGACAAGAACCTCTTCATCATAGACGCCGAGAAGGGGGAGCACGCCGGCGTGGACCAGCTCACCGATGGGCCATGGACAGACACCCACTGCAGCTGGTCACCCAGGGAAGGCTGCGACTGGATCGTCTTCTCCTCGAGCCGCGGTAAGCCGGGCGGCGCGCCCGTTTCGGACCACGGCTTGGACTCGGGCTACTTCTCTGTCTACCTGGTGAACGCCAAGGACATGGGCGtggtgccggtgccggtgccggtgcGGGTGATCCACAGCGCGCCCACCATCGCAGGACACGTGAACCACCCCGTGTTCAGCCCGGACATGATGAGCATCGTCTTcaccgccgacctcgccgccgtctccgTCGACCCCATCTCCATGCCGCACTTCATGCACTCGGTCAGGCCCTACGGCGACATCTTCTCCGTGGAGCTCCTCGACAGGGAGAACATGGCCAAGAACAAGGACATCCACAAGTACCACCGGGTCACGCACAGCCGCTACGAGTACTCCACGCCTACGTGGTCGCCCCACACCGACGGCCAGCAAGACCCCAACGCCAGGTGGAAGATGCTGGAGAGAGTCCCGTACATCCCGCCACGGTGCCCGTACGCGCGCGGCCAACTTGGCGAGAAGGAGGGCTGGCACATGACCGGCCACCTCATCATAGACAAGAGGTCCTGCTGA